In Flavobacterium gelatinilyticum, a genomic segment contains:
- the tssO gene encoding type VI secretion system TssO, whose translation MELLNKTERRKAFYAFLIAFVVTFILMLTAVSFNFYLPFAENKILKAENEMMKREYDYQTNFSIKIDSVRMTIDSINSPKVDNDFQQRLANVMVANIYQKIPKDTTDNKKLYNNIILAYKNIIDYKKQIRSLTHNAHLIDSLNQSAKTYKEELEKVSRDLDVCRQIYQNQ comes from the coding sequence ATGGAACTATTAAACAAAACAGAACGCAGGAAAGCATTTTATGCCTTTTTAATAGCATTTGTTGTCACATTTATATTGATGCTCACTGCAGTATCATTTAATTTTTATCTGCCTTTTGCAGAAAATAAAATACTGAAGGCTGAAAACGAAATGATGAAAAGAGAGTACGATTATCAGACTAATTTTTCTATAAAAATAGACAGTGTAAGAATGACAATCGATTCTATCAATTCCCCAAAAGTTGATAATGATTTTCAGCAGCGTCTGGCAAATGTTATGGTGGCCAATATCTATCAGAAAATTCCAAAAGATACAACAGATAATAAAAAGCTTTACAACAACATCATTTTGGCATACAAGAATATCATCGACTATAAAAAACAGATCAGAAGCCTTACACACAATGCACATTTAATAGACAGCCTAAACCAGTCGGCTAAAACGTACAAAGAAGAATTAGAAAAAGTAAGCAGAGATTTAGACGTCTGCCGCCAGATTTATCAAAATCAATAA
- a CDS encoding tetratricopeptide repeat protein has protein sequence MKKVINIISIVTFMFFNSCKGQKKENAIITNNKAQATITKSGVYYYTPGLKEMDSLKKVMGEKNFYVIADDNNTYFSEISQKLSNNLIKLKSRNVYFANENFNLNINSLKNNWGIVKYIKGNKPVIYSFIDYNLLLNDRNENGDPLKNNDLVRVENTSLFVNQKEYKGLIINKMSLITSLEIVDKRCFVLTYEYNGSSTKMKQVYSFTFKDDAVYLTSKEILKYSKEGFLSNKVYLKNYKLINQLYSDLEDIGSSLHDSFTKNNSFAFTNLYDSFYKKIGILNFTVTNDDKFIEAPVNDDKYIQDIKIIDTDKLNDVAYYLEQSGAYKESIFFLNKIINDNPERGVAWLNLADAQWGDNKKKDAKLSYQKYIHLMKIQNKDIKKVPQRVYERIK, from the coding sequence ATGAAGAAAGTTATAAATATTATTTCGATTGTTACTTTCATGTTTTTTAATTCCTGTAAAGGACAAAAGAAAGAAAATGCCATAATTACAAATAATAAAGCTCAAGCGACTATAACAAAAAGCGGAGTGTATTATTATACTCCAGGCCTAAAAGAAATGGATTCCCTTAAAAAAGTTATGGGGGAAAAGAATTTTTATGTTATAGCCGATGATAACAACACTTACTTTTCGGAAATATCCCAAAAACTAAGTAATAATCTTATAAAATTAAAATCCAGAAACGTTTATTTTGCAAATGAAAACTTCAATCTAAATATAAATTCTTTAAAAAATAATTGGGGAATTGTAAAGTATATAAAAGGAAATAAGCCAGTAATCTATTCTTTTATCGACTATAATTTACTTTTAAATGACAGGAATGAAAATGGTGATCCACTAAAAAACAATGATTTAGTTAGGGTTGAAAATACGTCATTATTTGTAAATCAAAAGGAGTATAAGGGTTTGATAATTAATAAAATGTCGCTAATTACAAGTTTAGAAATAGTAGATAAGCGATGTTTTGTTTTGACATATGAATATAATGGATCTTCCACAAAAATGAAACAAGTTTATAGTTTTACATTTAAAGATGATGCTGTTTATTTAACATCTAAAGAAATTCTAAAATATAGTAAAGAAGGTTTTTTATCTAATAAAGTGTATCTAAAAAACTATAAACTAATTAATCAGTTGTATAGTGATTTGGAAGACATAGGAAGTTCTTTACATGACTCATTTACAAAAAATAATTCATTTGCTTTCACAAATCTATATGACAGTTTTTATAAAAAAATTGGCATTCTAAATTTTACAGTAACAAATGATGATAAATTTATAGAGGCTCCAGTCAATGATGATAAATATATACAAGACATTAAAATAATAGACACAGATAAATTAAATGATGTGGCGTACTATTTAGAGCAGTCAGGAGCTTATAAAGAGTCTATATTTTTTTTAAATAAAATTATAAATGATAATCCTGAAAGGGGTGTAGCATGGTTGAATTTGGCTGATGCTCAATGGGGAGATAATAAAAAAAAGGATGCTAAATTATCATATCAGAAATATATTCATTTAATGAAAATCCAAAACAAGGATATAAAGAAAGTACCTCAAAGAGTTTATGAAAGGATTAAATAA
- a CDS encoding DUF4280 domain-containing protein: protein MSEKHVVVQGATLKCKFSVESKLDTLKVKTQSKHYANDKGAESKLIATDKEIGQTLEKNTFGKCKMQPNGSGDYLPCQAVITKWSGFYEKVTLSNKGKILLENSKGTCPIGGTDCIEVDKHGQKAELNKQNLKNAKSEVLKQINPMVDIKELFAIEHTDEGIIYS from the coding sequence ATGAGTGAAAAACATGTAGTAGTACAAGGAGCAACTTTAAAATGTAAGTTTAGCGTAGAATCTAAGTTAGATACGCTTAAAGTAAAAACACAAAGTAAGCATTATGCTAATGATAAAGGAGCTGAAAGCAAACTCATAGCAACCGATAAAGAAATTGGGCAGACATTAGAGAAGAATACTTTTGGTAAATGTAAAATGCAGCCTAACGGAAGTGGAGATTATTTGCCATGTCAAGCAGTAATTACTAAATGGAGTGGTTTTTATGAAAAAGTTACATTATCTAATAAAGGAAAAATTTTACTGGAAAACAGTAAAGGAACTTGCCCTATTGGGGGGACTGACTGTATTGAAGTGGATAAACACGGACAAAAAGCAGAATTGAACAAACAGAATTTAAAGAATGCCAAATCTGAAGTTCTAAAGCAAATAAACCCAATGGTAGATATAAAAGAGCTATTCGCAATCGAGCATACAGACGAAGGAATAATATATAGTTAA